The Canis lupus dingo isolate Sandy chromosome 18, ASM325472v2, whole genome shotgun sequence genome includes the window AGGGTATCAAAGCATTCACTTTAACAAGATTAAAGTACTTTTTCTCCCTAAACTAGGGATCCAGAGAGCCTAAGAATACACAGTTAATATTATCTTCTGCTGAAAATTAGTTTGTAttctggaaataaaaagtattacttccgaaaaacttaaaagaaatttttcagCAAGTTTaaggtttgggatgcctgggtggctcagcggttgagtgtctgcctttgattcagggcatgatcccagggtctgggatcgagtctctgcagagagcctgcttctccctctatctctgtctctcacgaataaataaaatcttaaaaaaaaaaaaaaaaaaaaaaaagtttaaggttTAAATCTTTTCACAGGAACAATTTCCAGCTAACATGATCTACCAATTTATCAGTATGCAAAATTCCAGCAAAAACTTCCAAGGCAATTGGCTATGATGTACCCAAACATGCAGGTATCAAAGTGAATGGTCAGAAGTACAAGAGAGTCAACAGGTCACCTACTCAACCAACATTACAGAAATCGGTAAATAAACAATTTCACAAGCAAAATTAAAGTCCTAGCAAGctaggaaagggaaaagaggttGGAAGGATCAAACTACCCCCAAAAATCTCTTGTAAATACTGCATCTGGTAAGTGTAAATAGATTGCAGGTTAGGAACTAAGATTCACAATTAAGTACTTAAACGTTTTAAAGTGCTCACATGTCCCTCTGGCATTTGCCCACGGGACCATTTTGGCACCTAacgaaaccaaagcaaaacaagtgCAACCAAGGAACTTAACCTTGCACATTCATGATATAAGGTCATTAACTAACACCCTGATTGAGGATATTATCTATTccaaagctagaaaaagaaactaagtctttaaaaacatatataactgGTGTCTTTTAAATGAGCAAATAGAGAATACACCCAACACTGAAAAGCGAAAGGATATAGAAGaccattttaataaattctgCTACTTCACGCACAAAGAACTCTACTGAATAGAACTAAGGAGAACGACTAATAATAAATatagtgaaaatataaataagcataAATAGCACCAGAGAGCCTAAGGTTCATAGCCCTGAGTTACACCATAAGGACAAGGTGTCCTGAATTGGTACACACTGACCTCCCCTTTCGTATGTAACTGCTACAAAAAGACACAGCACCCATTCTATGACTTGGTTAAGGTGGAGAAGAGTGTCCAAAAATTAGGTATCTCATCATAAACCCTCCACAAAAGCAGCCTTTGACCCCAATTAAGTTGCTGACAGCAAATAATTCTCAACTTaccaattaaaaaaggaaaacaaactagaCCTGAGAGACTGGGGACACTTTTCTTTAATAATGCACAGCAATACCCATGACACAACGCACCCATTACTTGGGGGAATGATGATCGGACCTCCAGCTCTAAGAAAGgttcaatttaagaaaaataaacaccccAAACAGCAGCAATGACTCTTAACAAGAGCAGTATTCAGGAAAAGAAGCAATAACTACCTTGTCTGGGCTAAAAAGGTtggaatatactttaaaaatgtagcaAGGAGTTGTGGGAGTACCTCTTAACCTGAATATAGTTTACAACCAAAGGGAAAAGGCTTTATTGATACTGAGGACacaaagggggaaggaggggttggggtgggagaaTAGATAGCAACTCACCATGGTTACCACACTCACCCTTCCCGACTGCCACTCTTGCCATAGGAGCTCAGATCTTAAACCAAGAAAACATAAAACCTTCCAAATAAAATGACAATCCATACCATCATTCATGCTGCCCTCCAGACACACTAATAACCTAACCAAGGCTCTAAGGTTAACACCCATCTAAATGCTCTATTCACCAAAGATGTTAAGAGTCCACCCTCTAAAATAGTAAAAAGGCATTGCCATTATCGCCCCCCAGTATCTTTCTCCTCAGAAACTTCTAAAATCAAACCTTTGTTCTGGAGTGGCCTTACTGTCAAAACAGAACATCTTGGTAGAAGCATAATAAGAGCAATAGCCCTTTAAAGACACCATTTATCTAAAAACTAGCTATTTAGTGACTAGTTATCTTTACTGGGAGATTATGAGTTGGGATGAGGTTTAGGGGAAGCTTAACAGGGATTCTGCTCCCAAAAGTGTTGCTTAGAACAGTTCTGCCAGGTtcttcaaatgtaaaataaagcatAATGCTGATACTGGGCTGAGACAATAAATTCAGAATGAACCTACTTATAAGaaaaggtgaggaaaaaaaaaagctaactagGGAAATCAAAGGAAAGGATTTCTGTGCTAACAAGCATAAAAGCCTTAGGAGTTCCAAACTAAAGCCATGTGGTGCAGACACTGCCCTAAGGTAAAGCCTTTAAATCCCATGAATTCTCCATTTTAAGTCCATCACCCACAATGCTTCACCATCAACACCAACAGCTGCATCTATACCCTAAACCCCACCCTTACTTATCCAACCTATTTTCTGCACATAGCCTGTGTTCAACCCTCTTCCCAAAGAGGGTGGTTCACCTTGAAACTCTGTGTTGTCAAGGCCCCTGATGGCCTCCACTGCATCCTCTGCCCGCTCCATGTGCACGAAGGCATAATCTTTCACGATGTCACATTCGATGACTGGACCATACTCCTCAAACTTGGCCCGAAGCTCTTTGTTGGTACAGGTGGGACTGATGTTGCCCACATGTAACTTTGTGGAGGTTTTGCTCTTATTCTTGCTGGCTTCCACGTTGATGTTCACCCCGTGCAGCTTGTAGTGGTGCAGGTTGCGAATGGCATCCTCGGCTGCTGTCTTGTCCTCTATGTGCACAAAGCCGTAGTTCTTAATGATGTCACACTCCAGCACCTTTCCATACTGCTCGAAGAGTGAGCGGATCTCCTGCTCTGTGGCCTCCCGGGGCAGGTTTCCAATGAACAGCTTAACCATCTCGATGTAGcctgcatgaaaaaaaattttttttctaacaaaagaCCTAAGGCTCACATcagcttcaaaacaaaacaaaaaaaaacccaaaacctacAATCTCCTTTGACTCTAGCAAACATTTCCAGTCTTCCTTCTCTCTTACACACCCACTTCCACACAAAAATCAAAGGGAAGTGGGAATAAGGAGGCCTGCTACAGTACCAGCTGTAGAATCCCTAAGAATAAGATGAGGTCTATAACAGAAATGTCCTCAGTACACAAAGGATTTGAGAAGAGTTGAAAAGCTTCTAACGAAAATAAGAACATACATGCAAGGCTAGGAATACTGGGCTTCTCTACCCACTGAGAGGTCAGAAAACGAATGTCTAACTACTGGCTAGCTGAACTGACTACTGAAATTATCAATTAGCTCTTTCTCTCGCAACCGAGTGGCCACCATTTCCGGAAAAGTGGGCCTTGGAATAGCTACGTTTTAGGGTTTTCTTTGGAAGCAGTGAACGGGCAATTCGGGACAGAGAGCTAGGCATGAGGGCAGTACAGGAAGTGCAGGAGTGGGGAACGCCTCTCCCGAGGTGCCATCCTAAGAGCTCCTGCAGTACGGGGAAATGCGTGGCCAAAAAAGGGGGCTTCAGACTCATCAGCCAGACAACGTCTCACGGGCCAAGAAATTCTCGAAAAGGGTTTCAATTTTCCTGAGTCTAAGGAAAGCGCGGTTATCTCTATGGAAACCTCAAAAGCAGGAAACCGAGCCGAGTCGGATAGAGGGCAAGGTGGGGAGAAAGCAGGGTATTCTCGGGGGAGGTCGTGGGGGAAGGGCCGCTTCAGGCTTACCGCGCAATGCCCAGCACCGAGGTCGGCTCTCAGAGACGGGTGCAGAGGCCGCGAACCCACTAGGATACCCGTGAAGCCCAAAGGAGTGAGATAAGAtttaacaggggaaaaaaaaaaaaacaacagtggaGGGCTCAGTCTCTCACCCGCACCGAAATCAGCAGGGGCTCTTCCTCGCGGCGCAGACGCTTCTGACAAAACGCTAAAATGGCGGCGGCCGCAGCAGTGACTCTgggtagaaggggaggtgagtgtaCCACCGGATTGGCTGCTCAGTTAAGTTAAAGGCAGGCGTTCCCGCAGATCCTCTTCCTGATTGGTTACCACCAACGCCAATTACCTGAGAGGCCGGGAAGAGGTGGAAACGTCAGTAACCCCGGAGCTTTTATACGAATGCCAATGAGCGCCTATCTCGCGAAGCCGAAGCCAGTGATTGGGCAAGAGATTGGCGTGAGGGAGGAACTACAAACGTGGGCTTTGCCGGCGGGGTGCGGCCCGCCATTAGGCGGAGCAGGCAGGAGCTCCGGTGCGGCGGTCTTTAGTTTCATGGCGCCAATTTTGTGAAGCTTCCACGTTTTGCCACCGACACGTGCATATTCTGACAGTATCCCCCGCTCCATTCTGCCTTCTCCGAATTTCTCCACTCCCCAACCACCACCCCCTCGCAGCCAGGATGCTACGAGCGATAGTTTACGCAGACCCCAACGCCAGGTAAGAAAAATAACGAAGCTTCCCCACCTGAAAAACCAACCTCGTCCTTTGCCCAAGAATCCACACCGTAGCCCTAGGAGTCCCGGAGCTCCCCCAAAATCAAACTACGGTCATAGGTGATGAAAGGAACTCTGGAAACGGTTAATGGGCGCAGCTTCAACTAGGTTATAACGGCCCCGAAGTTGGCCCGGTTGGAAGTTGCGTTACTCAGGAGGCGCTGAGACCAGCTCCCGCGCGGAACCAGCCTCCCGGGGTGGGTCCAAAATGAAGAAACGGCTTCTCTGTATGACCTTGGATATTGAAaacgcccccaccccgccctgagAAAAAACTGGAGCagcaaagttttttgttttattttattgggcACCATCAGCCAGAGCTGTAGGTTTAAACTCCTAGAACGGACCTTAAAAAAGCCTAGTCACATCCATCTATAAACAAAATACAATCAAAACAGCATTCTCCGGAGCGTCTGTCTCCctcatcacattttctttctcatcctttgGATCTTCATGTAATCCCATATTCAGTGAGCAAGCAATGACCCTTTTTTGCGAGGCAGCTTTTGAggagggagttgggggggggggggggagatagaTTAAAGAACTTAAAACACAAAAAGCAGTGAATTATCTATGAGGAAGGGATCAGTAGAGATGATATACGACCGTCAAAAGCAGCCCCAGAAAAGGGGGTGGGGGCCATAAAGAGAAGGAGTCAAAATTAcggaaatgaattttaaaaccgGACATGACTCAGGAATCAAATGGTGAAAAACTGGTCAAGACTTATTCTAGGGTGGGAAGAGCGAAGGACCTAAAATCATCGAAATATGACATTTACAGATGTGGTGCACTAATCTTGGTCCATTTTCATTGTGGATGCTGATATTCTGAGACTGAGTAAAGGCCATATAATCAATGATGAAAATCAATTCCACGTTAGTCAGCTGTGTGTGCCCTTTTGAGGTGGCCAGCCATCGGGTGAGGGTCACCACTCAATCTGCAGGGAAATGCATCTGGTATAGAAATCCTCTCAGCTCCTTTCAGTTTGATCTTCCAAATTTTGTGTGTCCCAACAGCCCTGGAGATAACTTTCTTCCAAAATACCAAAGCAGATGAGATCCACTCACTCTATAGGAATCTCTCCAGGTCCAAAGGGGAGAGGACTGGGAATATAAATCTCAGGATCACAATCTATGCTGATTTGCAGACCAcagccccaccctcacccccccaccctcaaTCTAATTATTTACCTTCTGAAAGCCTTTAAGAGGgagttatatttgtttcattttgcaagCTCATCCAACTGAATAAATGCATTCAATCATCCCCTCCTGCTCCTTAAAACCCACTAAAATTGGAATTTTCAAACTCACCCTATCTGATCTGGTTCTTGCCAAAATCTCCCAATTTCTTAAACAAACCCACCCCCAACACATTGTTCCACCCCACACACTCCAAACCCCAACCATGCTCCAGTACACTGGCCTTTTTGTTTCAAGTTCATTTAGACTGGAATATTCTTTCTCCAGGTACTTCGGTGACCACCCCATCCAAAACCATCCCTCCTACTCCAACCCTACCTTGAAACTTCATCCCATGACTTCAtgttatttttccaaatacttaCCACCACTTGAAATCCTATGTGTTCATTCCATTTTGTTCTACCTcttacccccctcccccatcaaaTACTTGTGCAAGGGCAGggactttttcttcttcccttctctatcCTCAGTGTTAGAACTGCACCTGGaacatggtaggtactcaatTATTTGTTGACTTaacatggggcggggggggggggggggggatgaatgCAAGACTTCTTAGAAACCAAAAGGAGAAATACTTTGGATTTTCAGTCAATATCAGCTAAGACCATGGACACTTAGTTCTAAAATCAAACCCTTATCACCTATTACGCTTTCCAGTCTCCCTAAACAGAAAAATCAGGTGCCCAAAAGCCAGGGGGGTAACCTACACTACAGCTTTTGATTACCAAGATTACCAGCTTGACAAATGCTGCAAAATGCTTTACGTAGAAAGATCTGTGTAGTTCAACCACCTCCATGATGTTCACCTATCCAACTCTATTTTACTGAGTACTAAAGAAGCTTAATACTTGTTCCTTAAAAACTATTAAGGCTTATAAATTAAAGACATCTGGTCCAAAACCTCTAACCTTACCAACCCAACAATCCAAAATAGGATTGAATGCAGTGTTTTAAAAACACCTTGTCCAGAACACTTTAGATGTCATTTGGGAGATTTCTTAGTTTGTTGATCAGGTTGCCAAGCACCTAAAAGGTAAAGTGATTTGTCCAAAGTTATCTAGAAAGCTGTATGTCATAGCCAAGCATAAATATACATTCTGACTGCAGATTTTGAAAAGACAAGTGCCTGAAGCCTGGACTCTTGAAAGGGAAATGAGGGGAAAATCCAAACTTAGGTAGGAAACACTGATGTCAGTGAAAACCATTCAAATGTGAATAAACAATCTATTACTTTCACACCCTTGTGggtgaatatatataatttatacacattAATAACTCTGGCTCCTGTCCAGAAACGAGTTACTGTTTTAGGTAAGAGTTCAAATTAAAAACGAGTATTTGCCAGGGATGTTCAGACTGGCCTGCCTTGACTAGGCCAGTCAAGCAGGCTTTCTAAACCTCCAATCCCACTGCCAGCTATACTCGCTTACCCTCCCCTTACCGACTTTTCCCTATCCTCATACCTTTCTTTTCTATACTCAAGGAGAATctgatctcaggacactgaagTGTTGCTGGAGATAACAAAAACTGGTGTGGTCCGTGGCCAACTTCACTCCTAGGTaccactcatttaaaaatacactgcTTCACTATTATTCATATGTGCTGCACTTACAGCTACATCAAAGTCCTTTGCTCGGATATGTGCTCCACTAGGCCACCCCAATCTCCTCAGAATGTTCTAACTCTATGAGATAGCTAGCATTTTTAATGAGCACTGTCTATATA containing:
- the RBM14 gene encoding RNA-binding protein 14 isoform X5, which codes for MVKLFIGNLPREATEQEIRSLFEQYGKVLECDIIKNYGFVHIEDKTAAEDAIRNLHHYKLHGVNINVEASKNKSKTSTKLHVGNISPTCTNKELRAKFEEYGPVIECDIVKDYAFVHMERAEDAVEAIRGLDNTEFQGIYSFEFCSLSTTKNEPENTW
- the RBM14 gene encoding RNA-binding protein 14 isoform X8; amino-acid sequence: MVKLFIGNLPREATEQEIRSLFEQYGKVLECDIIKNYGFVHIEDKTAAEDAIRNLHHYKLHGVNINVEASKNKSKTSTKLHVGNISPTCTNKELRAKFEEYGPVIECDIVKDYAFVHMERAEDAVEAIRGLDNTEFQGGMCVG
- the RBM14 gene encoding RNA-binding protein 14 isoform X4 gives rise to the protein MVKLFIGNLPREATEQEIRSLFEQYGKVLECDIIKNYGFVHIEDKTAAEDAIRNLHHYKLHGVNINVEASKNKSKTSTKLHVGNISPTCTNKELRAKFEEYGPVIECDIVKDYAFVHMERAEDAVEAIRGLDNTEFQGPVFFCLHRDFSNEESSGVCQG
- the RBM14 gene encoding RNA-binding protein 14 isoform X7 — its product is MVKLFIGNLPREATEQEIRSLFEQYGKVLECDIIKNYGFVHIEDKTAAEDAIRNLHHYKLHGVNINVEASKNKSKTSTKLHVGNISPTCTNKELRAKFEEYGPVIECDIVKDYAFVHMERAEDAVEAIRGLDNTEFQDLSSYGKSGSREG